One segment of Desulfovibrio sp. JC010 DNA contains the following:
- a CDS encoding C-GCAxxG-C-C family protein, translating into MNCSLTEKLICEAGGREAKELYGSDAMCCSEAVLWVINRQFHGGLSKETAVALSKGFCGGIGDAGCVCGALSGAVMGLSLILGKRPLPADEDQVRSLCKELHDRFLAEHGSVCCRTLSRDRDPDSESKGVCLTYVQSAAAICTGLLLNPASAGLSDEQKTGPYINESTAEQTALI; encoded by the coding sequence ATGAACTGCTCACTGACTGAAAAGCTGATCTGCGAAGCCGGCGGACGCGAAGCAAAGGAACTATACGGCAGCGATGCCATGTGCTGCTCCGAAGCTGTGCTCTGGGTCATCAACCGCCAGTTCCATGGCGGCTTGAGCAAAGAAACGGCTGTTGCGCTGAGTAAAGGTTTCTGCGGCGGCATCGGTGACGCGGGCTGTGTCTGCGGCGCGCTGTCCGGCGCGGTCATGGGTTTGTCCCTGATCCTCGGCAAAAGACCACTCCCCGCTGACGAGGATCAGGTGCGCTCCCTTTGCAAAGAACTGCACGACCGCTTTCTTGCAGAACACGGCAGTGTCTGCTGCCGGACCTTGAGCCGGGACCGGGACCCCGATTCAGAATCAAAAGGCGTCTGCCTGACTTATGTGCAGTCCGCAGCTGCGATCTGCACCGGACTGCTCCTTAATCCGGCATCTGCTGGACTTTCTGATGAGCAAAAGACCGGACCATATATAAATGAATCAACAGCGGAACAGACCGCTTTGATATAA
- a CDS encoding glycyl radical protein, whose translation MECCRSPHEQMLEDKIAGKTNPYRETHKRVFKILDTIENQKPAIDVERALYFTKSMEQTEGQPLILRWAKAMKNVAENITVYIDDDNLLCGRAGYPGRYGILYPELDGDFLDMAVEELPKRSGSPFSITEEDAKTVIEEIAPFWKGKTYHEALNQALPEEVHTLTYDDPEGLISRFIVNETSSFRSSLQWVHDFEKILKRGFGGIRAEAQERLDNIDTFSPKANTKEIPFLEAIVMICDAVVLWANRHADLAEAKAKEEKDPTRKAELETMAAVCRKVPEQPATNFHEAVQSQWFTQMFSRLEQKTGTIISNGRMDQYLYPYYEQDVEAGILDEDKAIEFIECMYVGMAQFIDLYISPQGGAFNEGYAHWEAVTVGGQTKDGVDATNDLTYLFLRSKREFPHHYPDLAARIHARSPERFLAEVAETIKEGSGFPKLINDEEVIPLHLSKGAKFEEIYDYAVSGCAEIRMPNRDTYTSGNPYINFAAAVEMVLYNGKMQKYGDKQLSIATGDPCSFKTWDEFYDAYKAQHNNFLKNAFVQQANVIRLRKNHFATPFGSAMHDLCMESCTDLHQPDVPGGIDLGYFEFMGLGTVVDSLVAIKKLVFEDKVLTMEQVIEACKANFEGHEDVRAMLQNIPCYGNNDPYPDSIAKELDELCVSFAQKYQMELGVHLDVRYVPFTSHVPFGKVVSATPNGRYAFTPLSDGSSASHGADRNGPTAVMLSNYTTKNFNYRERAARLVNIKFTPKCVEGEEGTKKLVDFIRTYCDLRLWHIQFNVVNADTLKKAQENPEQYRNLIVRIAGYSAYFCDLSKDLQDDLIRRTAHETI comes from the coding sequence ATGGAATGTTGTCGTTCACCTCATGAGCAGATGCTCGAAGATAAAATCGCAGGTAAAACCAACCCTTACCGCGAGACACACAAGCGTGTTTTCAAAATCCTCGACACCATCGAGAACCAGAAGCCCGCAATTGATGTAGAGCGTGCTCTTTACTTCACCAAGTCCATGGAACAGACCGAAGGCCAGCCCCTGATCCTGCGCTGGGCTAAAGCAATGAAGAACGTTGCTGAAAACATCACTGTATACATTGATGATGACAACCTCCTCTGCGGCCGCGCCGGCTACCCCGGTCGTTACGGTATCCTCTACCCCGAACTGGACGGTGACTTCCTCGACATGGCTGTTGAAGAACTGCCCAAGCGTTCCGGTTCTCCCTTCTCCATTACTGAAGAAGACGCTAAGACCGTTATCGAAGAAATCGCTCCTTTCTGGAAAGGCAAGACCTACCACGAAGCTCTGAACCAGGCTCTGCCCGAAGAAGTACACACCCTGACCTACGATGATCCTGAAGGTCTGATCTCCCGCTTCATCGTCAACGAAACTTCTTCCTTCCGCTCCTCCCTGCAATGGGTTCACGATTTCGAAAAGATCCTCAAGCGTGGTTTCGGCGGCATCCGTGCTGAAGCACAGGAAAGACTCGACAACATCGATACTTTCTCCCCCAAAGCCAACACCAAGGAAATTCCTTTCCTCGAAGCTATCGTAATGATCTGCGACGCTGTTGTCCTCTGGGCCAACCGCCACGCTGATCTCGCTGAAGCAAAAGCTAAAGAAGAGAAAGATCCTACCCGCAAAGCTGAACTGGAAACCATGGCTGCTGTTTGCCGCAAGGTTCCCGAACAGCCTGCTACCAACTTTCACGAAGCAGTACAGTCCCAGTGGTTCACCCAGATGTTCTCCCGTCTTGAGCAGAAGACCGGTACCATCATCTCCAACGGCCGCATGGACCAGTACCTCTACCCCTACTACGAGCAGGACGTTGAAGCAGGTATCCTTGACGAAGACAAGGCTATCGAATTCATCGAGTGCATGTACGTAGGCATGGCTCAGTTCATCGACCTCTACATCTCCCCTCAGGGCGGCGCATTCAACGAAGGCTACGCACACTGGGAAGCTGTTACCGTCGGTGGTCAGACCAAGGACGGCGTTGATGCTACTAACGATCTCACCTACCTGTTCCTGCGTTCCAAGCGTGAGTTCCCGCATCACTACCCCGACCTCGCTGCACGTATCCATGCACGTTCCCCCGAGCGTTTCCTCGCTGAAGTTGCTGAAACCATCAAAGAAGGTTCCGGTTTCCCGAAACTGATCAACGATGAAGAAGTAATTCCCCTGCACCTCTCCAAAGGCGCAAAATTCGAGGAAATCTACGACTACGCTGTATCCGGCTGCGCAGAAATCAGAATGCCCAACCGCGACACCTACACTTCCGGTAACCCCTACATCAACTTCGCAGCAGCGGTTGAGATGGTTCTTTACAACGGAAAGATGCAGAAATACGGCGACAAGCAGCTCTCCATCGCAACCGGCGATCCCTGCTCCTTCAAGACCTGGGATGAGTTCTACGATGCTTACAAAGCACAGCACAATAACTTCCTGAAGAACGCTTTCGTTCAGCAGGCCAACGTTATCCGTCTGCGTAAGAACCACTTCGCAACACCTTTCGGCTCCGCAATGCATGACCTGTGCATGGAAAGCTGCACCGACCTGCACCAGCCCGACGTACCCGGCGGAATCGACCTCGGTTACTTCGAATTCATGGGCCTCGGTACTGTTGTTGACTCCCTCGTTGCCATCAAGAAACTCGTCTTCGAAGACAAGGTTCTGACCATGGAACAGGTTATCGAAGCTTGTAAAGCAAACTTCGAAGGCCACGAAGACGTTCGCGCAATGCTCCAGAACATCCCCTGCTACGGCAACAACGATCCTTACCCGGATTCCATTGCCAAGGAACTGGACGAACTCTGCGTATCTTTCGCACAGAAATACCAGATGGAACTCGGCGTACACCTCGACGTTCGTTACGTGCCCTTCACTTCCCACGTACCTTTCGGCAAGGTTGTATCCGCTACTCCTAACGGCCGCTACGCATTCACCCCGCTTTCCGACGGTTCCTCCGCATCCCACGGTGCAGACAGAAACGGTCCCACCGCGGTTATGCTCTCCAACTACACCACCAAGAACTTCAACTACCGTGAACGTGCAGCACGTCTGGTAAACATCAAGTTCACCCCCAAGTGCGTGGAAGGAGAAGAAGGCACCAAGAAGCTGGTAGACTTCATCCGCACCTACTGCGACCTGCGCCTCTGGCACATCCAGTTCAACGTAGTTAACGCGGACACTCTGAAGAAAGCTCAGGAAAACCCCGAGCAGTACCGCAACCTGATCGTTCGTATCGCCGGTTACTCCGCATACTTCTGCGACCTCTCCAAGGATCTGCAGGACGACCTGATCAGAAGAACCGCACACGAAACCATCTAG
- a CDS encoding sigma-54-dependent Fis family transcriptional regulator, with protein sequence MKYDEAYPKRISQKYKYVISNYLCQVFDTMSDGLYISDKDGETLAVNTMYENLTGLESRDLLGRNVKDLVSEGVFDVVLNSEVVETKKSSTTVQVTGKGRKVVLTAHPIFDYDEDVELVVTYVRDIALISQLKDQVAAQRQLIDKYQHGINQKSETLYLAPQSKVMKDLFAQVHRVATTDATALYLGETGVGKDVMAREMHDNSGRKNNSFFKVDCTCIPENLIESELFGYAPGAFSGADSKGKLGLFEMADKGTLFLDEIGELPMPMQGKLLRVLQDGEIQRVGATKTRKIDVRVIAATNRNLEEEVKNGNFRSDLFYRLQVAVINIPPLRDRGEDLHAIIRFFLKQFNTRYKRQVRLSAYAEEVMLNYRWPGNIRELENLIHSLVVTCDNNLIQIENLPTAMIEKSAVSKVSHGLELNMDGYGGKDLKEIMAEFETQVLLNAVKIHGSIPKAAKALNVNRTTVFRKLKKAGVEVDGK encoded by the coding sequence ATGAAATATGATGAAGCTTACCCCAAAAGAATTTCCCAGAAATACAAGTACGTAATTTCAAATTATCTTTGTCAGGTCTTTGATACCATGAGTGACGGGCTGTACATCTCCGATAAGGACGGGGAGACGCTGGCTGTGAACACCATGTATGAGAATCTGACCGGGCTGGAATCCCGTGATCTTCTGGGGCGTAATGTCAAGGATCTGGTCAGTGAAGGCGTTTTTGACGTGGTCCTTAACTCTGAAGTGGTTGAGACAAAGAAAAGCTCTACCACTGTGCAGGTTACCGGAAAGGGTCGCAAGGTCGTGCTCACCGCCCATCCCATTTTTGATTATGATGAAGATGTGGAGCTGGTGGTCACCTACGTGCGTGACATCGCGCTCATTTCACAGCTCAAGGATCAGGTTGCGGCTCAGCGTCAGCTTATTGATAAATATCAGCACGGCATCAACCAGAAGTCCGAGACCTTGTATCTTGCCCCGCAGAGCAAGGTCATGAAAGATCTTTTCGCGCAGGTTCACCGGGTGGCCACAACTGATGCAACGGCCCTTTATCTCGGAGAAACCGGGGTAGGTAAGGACGTGATGGCCCGTGAGATGCACGACAACAGCGGGCGCAAGAACAATTCATTTTTCAAGGTCGATTGCACCTGTATTCCTGAAAACCTGATCGAGTCGGAACTTTTCGGTTACGCGCCCGGAGCATTCTCCGGGGCTGATTCCAAAGGCAAGCTGGGGCTTTTTGAAATGGCTGATAAAGGCACCCTGTTTCTCGATGAGATCGGGGAACTGCCCATGCCCATGCAGGGCAAGCTGCTGCGCGTATTGCAGGACGGTGAAATCCAGCGGGTGGGGGCCACCAAAACCCGCAAGATTGATGTGCGGGTCATCGCCGCCACCAACCGCAATCTTGAAGAAGAAGTCAAAAACGGTAACTTCCGCAGCGACCTTTTTTACCGCTTGCAGGTTGCGGTCATCAACATTCCGCCCCTGCGCGACCGGGGAGAGGATCTGCACGCCATCATCAGGTTCTTCCTCAAGCAGTTCAATACACGCTACAAAAGGCAGGTCCGCCTTTCCGCCTACGCCGAAGAGGTCATGCTCAACTACCGCTGGCCGGGTAACATCCGTGAACTTGAAAACCTGATTCACAGTCTCGTGGTGACCTGTGACAACAACCTGATCCAGATCGAAAACCTGCCCACCGCCATGATCGAGAAAAGTGCGGTTTCCAAGGTTTCACATGGTCTTGAACTGAATATGGACGGCTACGGGGGCAAGGACCTCAAGGAAATCATGGCCGAGTTTGAAACACAGGTCCTGCTCAACGCGGTGAAGATTCACGGCTCCATCCCCAAGGCGGCCAAGGCTTTGAATGTTAACCGGACAACTGTTTTCCGGAAGCTGAAGAAGGCCGGGGTTGAGGTGGACGGGAAGTAG
- a CDS encoding ErpA-related iron-sulfur cluster insertion protein (Members of this family, many of which are selenoproteins, show homology to the iron-sulfur cluster insertion ErpA that was described in Escherichia coli.), protein MFNVTVPEEMLEKLRDMLEDEDEESCVRLREYKVGGGUHAKIVLGLGIDEADEDEDVQVEVSDVPFIAEEDFLTKYGKDFSLVFNENKEVVLTALSA, encoded by the coding sequence ATGTTTAACGTTACCGTTCCCGAAGAGATGCTTGAAAAGCTCCGGGACATGCTTGAAGACGAAGATGAAGAGTCCTGTGTACGCCTCCGTGAATATAAGGTAGGCGGCGGCTGACACGCTAAAATAGTGCTCGGTCTGGGCATTGACGAAGCGGATGAAGACGAAGACGTGCAGGTTGAAGTAAGTGATGTTCCTTTCATCGCCGAAGAAGACTTCCTCACCAAATACGGCAAAGATTTTTCCCTTGTTTTCAATGAAAACAAGGAAGTTGTACTCACTGCGCTCAGTGCGTAA
- a CDS encoding mechanosensitive ion channel family protein, with protein MDNATQQASEVNAPTLFDWFERIQEMGLDVWQNGIPGISLINIGQAVGVFLFFIILRRFLTKFTMNRLKNMLEKHETQGGASVLKALAEPVRFIPVVLGLFFADQCLDLPLPVETFTNTVVKALILFVIFWSAFNLVSVATKIFRKLEKVLTPSLVDWLIKLVKFLVILMGVASILELFGIDIGPILTGLGLFSVAVALGAKDLFQNIIAGISIIAESRFDVGDWITVDGKVDGTVEFIGFRSTRIRRFDKAPVYVPNSALSDNCLINFSKMTHRRILWNIGVEYRTSTEQLKLIQERVMEYILGSDDFAHPPEVSTFMRVVQFGDSSIDFQLYAFTKTTDWLAWLKIREDLAYRIKDIVEVEAGTGFAFPSQSIYVETVPGVAAENFVVPEKK; from the coding sequence ATGGATAATGCAACGCAACAAGCATCTGAAGTGAATGCACCGACTCTGTTCGACTGGTTTGAACGTATTCAGGAAATGGGACTGGATGTCTGGCAGAACGGCATACCGGGAATCAGTCTGATCAACATCGGACAGGCTGTCGGTGTCTTCCTGTTCTTCATAATCCTGCGCCGGTTCCTGACCAAGTTCACCATGAACCGCTTGAAGAACATGCTGGAAAAGCATGAGACTCAGGGCGGAGCCAGCGTCCTTAAAGCCCTTGCAGAACCTGTCCGTTTTATTCCGGTAGTGCTGGGGCTGTTCTTTGCGGATCAATGTCTGGATCTGCCTCTGCCTGTAGAGACGTTCACCAATACCGTTGTTAAGGCTCTAATTCTATTCGTAATTTTCTGGTCTGCCTTTAATCTTGTTTCCGTGGCCACCAAAATTTTCCGTAAGCTTGAGAAGGTGTTGACCCCGTCTCTGGTGGACTGGCTGATCAAGCTGGTCAAGTTTCTTGTCATCCTTATGGGTGTGGCGAGCATTCTTGAGCTTTTCGGTATTGATATCGGGCCTATCCTCACCGGGCTGGGACTTTTCAGTGTGGCTGTCGCGCTGGGTGCCAAGGATCTTTTTCAGAATATTATTGCCGGGATTTCCATCATCGCCGAAAGCCGTTTTGACGTGGGGGACTGGATCACTGTCGATGGTAAGGTCGATGGAACAGTTGAGTTCATCGGGTTTCGTTCCACGCGGATACGCCGTTTTGATAAGGCCCCTGTTTATGTGCCGAACTCCGCCCTTTCCGACAACTGCCTGATCAATTTTTCCAAGATGACCCATCGCCGCATACTCTGGAATATCGGCGTGGAGTATCGCACTTCCACAGAACAGTTGAAGCTGATTCAGGAACGGGTCATGGAATATATTCTGGGCAGTGACGACTTCGCGCATCCTCCTGAGGTTTCAACTTTCATGCGTGTGGTCCAGTTCGGGGATTCTTCCATAGATTTTCAGCTCTACGCATTCACCAAGACCACCGATTGGCTGGCATGGCTGAAGATAAGGGAAGACCTTGCATACCGCATCAAAGATATAGTCGAAGTTGAGGCCGGGACCGGCTTCGCATTTCCCTCGCAGTCTATTTATGTGGAGACAGTGCCCGGTGTTGCTGCTGAGAATTTTGTTGTGCCGGAGAAGAAATAG
- a CDS encoding sulfite exporter TauE/SafE family protein: MEDLLIYVAAWFIAGVVNHIAGLGAAMVAMPMVVPFIPMNVAVPSSTLIVLSLNLQLGWNFRQYIQWIDLRYIFLGGIVGTVAGVYLISSLPNETLKMLMAIFLICYAVYALFLEKSGPGGIDSRWGLLAGTLSTFFGSAFGFNGPPLGVYTAMSGWTADAAKGTLGACFILTGFAILSGQMAAGLQNMQTLAYFLAAGPAALFGGWVGIRCSRNFRKETSRKVLLALILFAGSSILYSCI, from the coding sequence ATGGAAGATCTATTAATATACGTAGCAGCATGGTTCATTGCCGGGGTAGTCAACCATATTGCAGGGCTGGGCGCGGCCATGGTGGCCATGCCCATGGTGGTCCCGTTCATCCCCATGAACGTGGCGGTTCCCAGCTCGACTTTGATTGTGCTCAGCCTGAATCTGCAACTGGGCTGGAATTTCAGGCAATATATCCAGTGGATCGACCTGCGTTATATTTTTCTGGGCGGGATTGTCGGTACCGTGGCCGGTGTTTATCTTATCAGCTCCCTGCCCAATGAGACCCTGAAGATGCTCATGGCGATTTTTTTGATCTGCTATGCCGTCTATGCCCTGTTTCTGGAAAAGAGCGGGCCGGGAGGGATTGATTCCCGCTGGGGACTTTTGGCCGGAACCCTTTCAACTTTTTTCGGTTCGGCCTTCGGATTCAACGGTCCTCCGCTGGGGGTATACACGGCCATGTCCGGCTGGACTGCGGACGCGGCCAAAGGCACGTTGGGTGCCTGTTTTATTTTGACCGGATTCGCCATACTTTCCGGTCAGATGGCTGCAGGCTTGCAAAATATGCAGACTCTGGCCTATTTTCTGGCTGCCGGACCTGCCGCTCTTTTCGGCGGCTGGGTGGGCATCCGCTGCTCCCGTAACTTCAGAAAAGAGACCAGCCGCAAGGTTCTGCTGGCCTTGATTTTGTTTGCAGGCAGTTCCATTCTTTATTCCTGCATTTAA
- a CDS encoding amidohydrolase family protein: MNVIDFRFRPNTPEVINGIANSAMFKDLCEAIEFHKQKPEPFEDIIKGLDENNVVKAVITGRDCETTYASMANGNGAVLDFCQKAPEKFIGYWGIDPHKGMDAIRDLQKAVTENDSIRGAAVDPYLAKIYPNDAKYYPVYAKCCELEIPIIFTTGTASFVPGAVIDHVAPRYIDFVARDFPELKIIMSHGGYPWVNEAIIVTQRNKNVYMEISEYELWPQAEAYMQAANTIIGEKLMYASAHPFIDYREQLEKYANLPFEKDVYENVMYNNAARVLGLK; encoded by the coding sequence ATGAACGTTATCGATTTCAGATTCAGACCCAATACCCCCGAAGTTATCAACGGCATTGCCAACAGCGCAATGTTCAAGGATCTCTGTGAAGCAATTGAATTCCACAAGCAGAAGCCCGAACCTTTTGAAGACATCATCAAAGGTCTGGACGAGAACAACGTGGTCAAGGCTGTAATCACCGGCCGCGACTGCGAAACCACCTACGCATCCATGGCCAACGGCAACGGGGCTGTGCTTGATTTCTGCCAGAAAGCACCTGAAAAGTTCATCGGTTACTGGGGCATCGATCCGCATAAAGGCATGGACGCAATCCGCGACCTGCAGAAGGCGGTAACTGAAAACGACTCCATCCGCGGTGCTGCCGTAGACCCGTACCTCGCCAAGATCTACCCCAATGATGCCAAGTACTACCCGGTTTACGCCAAGTGCTGTGAACTTGAGATCCCCATCATTTTCACCACCGGAACCGCAAGCTTTGTGCCCGGCGCGGTCATCGACCACGTAGCCCCCCGCTACATCGACTTCGTAGCCCGCGACTTCCCGGAACTCAAAATCATCATGAGTCACGGCGGCTACCCCTGGGTCAACGAAGCGATCATCGTAACCCAGCGTAATAAAAACGTATACATGGAAATTTCCGAATACGAACTCTGGCCTCAGGCAGAAGCATACATGCAGGCAGCCAACACCATCATCGGCGAGAAGCTCATGTACGCTTCCGCACACCCCTTCATCGACTACCGTGAACAGCTTGAAAAGTACGCAAACCTGCCTTTCGAAAAAGATGTTTACGAGAACGTTATGTACAACAACGCAGCAAGAGTTCTCGGCCTTAAATAG
- a CDS encoding glycyl-radical enzyme activating protein: MSSLLDKKQTGIVFSVQKYSVHDGPGIRTLVFLKGCPLRCAWCSNPESQNFQPELAYNRNKCLGIDKCTRCVDHCSSGAITFGEDEKIDLDHDLAKNELHLAKACPGNAIIVYGEEQSVDKVLKRVEEDEMFYARSGGGMTLSGGEPFAQHDYALSLLREARRRHINTAVETCGAASWDTIEACMPYVNTLMYDIKSMDDAKHKEFTGASNKPILENLKKIREHFPKVKIRVRTPVIPGFNDTEKDIMDIIDFVSSLPGEKCEYEALEYHRMGQPKYENLGRDFPLDASMQLDGEVFAKIKVLVDKYNNF, translated from the coding sequence ATGAGTTCTCTTCTTGATAAAAAGCAGACCGGCATAGTTTTCAGCGTCCAGAAATATTCCGTTCACGACGGTCCCGGCATCAGGACTCTCGTATTCCTGAAGGGCTGTCCTCTGCGTTGCGCATGGTGTTCCAACCCCGAATCACAAAATTTCCAGCCCGAACTGGCCTACAACCGCAACAAGTGTCTCGGCATTGATAAATGTACCCGCTGTGTGGATCACTGTTCTTCCGGTGCCATCACTTTCGGCGAAGATGAAAAAATAGATCTTGATCACGATCTTGCCAAAAATGAGCTGCATCTCGCCAAGGCCTGCCCCGGCAATGCCATCATTGTATACGGTGAAGAACAGAGCGTGGACAAAGTGCTCAAACGTGTTGAGGAAGATGAGATGTTCTACGCCCGTTCCGGCGGAGGCATGACCCTTTCCGGCGGTGAGCCTTTCGCCCAGCACGATTACGCACTTTCCCTGCTCCGCGAAGCACGCCGCCGTCACATCAACACCGCTGTGGAAACCTGCGGCGCAGCCAGCTGGGATACCATTGAAGCCTGCATGCCCTACGTGAACACCCTCATGTACGACATCAAATCCATGGATGACGCCAAGCACAAAGAATTCACCGGGGCTTCCAACAAACCGATTCTTGAAAACCTGAAAAAGATCAGGGAACATTTCCCCAAGGTCAAAATCAGGGTCCGCACCCCCGTCATTCCCGGCTTCAATGACACAGAAAAAGACATCATGGATATCATCGATTTCGTATCCAGTCTTCCCGGTGAAAAATGCGAATACGAAGCACTGGAATACCACCGCATGGGCCAGCCCAAATACGAAAATCTGGGCCGTGATTTCCCCCTTGATGCTTCCATGCAGCTTGACGGGGAAGTGTTCGCCAAAATCAAGGTTCTGGTGGACAAATACAATAATTTTTAA
- a CDS encoding DUF6290 family protein, translated as MLSVRLPEEIEQKLTQLAEKTGRTKSYYAKKAIISFLEDKEDHLLAVQAYEEHLESGKKTFTSAEVRKDLGLEG; from the coding sequence ATGTTATCCGTAAGATTACCTGAAGAAATTGAACAGAAGTTGACTCAGCTTGCTGAAAAGACCGGGCGCACCAAGTCTTATTACGCTAAGAAAGCGATTATAAGTTTTCTTGAAGATAAAGAAGATCACCTGCTTGCAGTTCAGGCATATGAAGAACATCTGGAGAGCGGCAAGAAAACATTTACCAGCGCAGAAGTGAGAAAAGACCTTGGCTTGGAAGGTTGA
- a CDS encoding glycyl-radical enzyme activating protein has product MSQGMIYNIQRMSLHDGPGLRTTVFLKGCPLTCLWCSNPESQQVKPQLMCFTELCTACGTCSEVCPSDAVIEIDGKFGCDSDKCTSCGTCTEKCAGKAREISGRTMTVEEVMKEVRKDSLFYDNSGGGVTFGGGEPTSGGQFFLDMVEAAVNEGIHVTVDTCGYCPEERFDRTIELADLFLFDCKHMNPEEHKKLTGVDNKIILRNLGAALSSNKEVRVRMPLMPDMNDSEENIAAMAKFLKGYGHDKVEVMPCHAFGRNKYAALGWEYKMDREYTPQQLDEVFKRFADHGLKTEII; this is encoded by the coding sequence ATGTCACAAGGCATGATTTATAATATTCAGCGTATGTCGCTCCATGACGGTCCGGGCCTGCGTACAACTGTATTTTTAAAAGGCTGCCCGCTAACCTGCTTGTGGTGCAGCAACCCGGAATCGCAGCAGGTCAAACCGCAGCTGATGTGCTTTACTGAGCTGTGCACCGCATGCGGAACCTGCTCCGAAGTCTGTCCCAGCGATGCCGTTATCGAGATTGACGGCAAGTTCGGCTGCGACAGCGACAAATGCACCAGCTGCGGAACATGTACTGAAAAATGCGCAGGTAAAGCCCGTGAAATTTCCGGCAGGACCATGACCGTTGAGGAAGTCATGAAAGAAGTGCGCAAGGATTCGCTCTTCTACGATAACTCCGGCGGCGGGGTGACCTTCGGCGGCGGCGAACCTACCTCCGGCGGGCAGTTCTTCCTTGATATGGTCGAGGCTGCGGTGAATGAAGGCATCCACGTAACAGTTGATACCTGCGGCTACTGCCCGGAAGAACGTTTCGACAGGACCATCGAACTTGCGGACCTGTTCCTCTTTGACTGTAAACACATGAACCCGGAAGAGCATAAAAAACTGACCGGGGTGGATAACAAAATCATCCTGCGCAACTTGGGCGCGGCCCTTTCTTCCAACAAGGAAGTACGGGTGCGCATGCCGCTCATGCCGGATATGAACGATTCCGAAGAAAACATCGCGGCCATGGCAAAGTTCCTGAAGGGATACGGACACGACAAGGTGGAAGTCATGCCCTGCCATGCTTTCGGACGCAACAAATACGCCGCCCTTGGCTGGGAATACAAAATGGACCGCGAATACACCCCACAGCAGCTGGATGAAGTTTTCAAACGTTTCGCTGACCACGGCCTGAAAACCGAGATCATCTAA
- a CDS encoding type II toxin-antitoxin system RelE/ParE family toxin codes for MAWKVEYTARAKKSLRKLDKQTALRIVDYMDNLPENPRDQGKGLVGNLAGYWRYRVGNYRVLTKLEDEKLLVLVVEAGHRRNIYGGH; via the coding sequence TTGGCTTGGAAGGTTGAATATACCGCACGGGCCAAGAAGAGCTTACGTAAGCTGGATAAACAAACAGCCCTGCGCATTGTTGATTACATGGACAACCTGCCGGAGAATCCTAGAGATCAGGGGAAAGGGCTGGTCGGTAACCTTGCAGGATATTGGCGTTACCGGGTTGGAAATTACCGGGTGTTGACAAAACTTGAAGACGAAAAGTTGCTTGTTCTTGTTGTTGAAGCCGGACACCGGCGTAATATATACGGTGGACATTAA